In Pseudodesulfovibrio sp. S3, one genomic interval encodes:
- a CDS encoding BPL-N domain-containing protein — translation MSSIHIYWDESHFWGLLVTRALTAWAIPHRLVRGSEIADGVLAGKFGEAPRMLIVPGGRAKGKADRLGVRGMDAICEFVHGGGTYLGFCGGTGLALSGPYGLGLSPWTRKGYKNRLHHFLSGHVETRLNTDDELVPSDMSEALLPVWWPGRFDPVDESVTVLARYGKPGPDFWVADLNLSTLPKGTMTDWENLYGINLNPDFMEGLPAVTVNDFGAGQAILSYAHLETPASPQANRWLLHLLARSLGDSGESINAKGPVPAWDVAARPTIWEDPTLMQARQAMEQIIITGTNHFLLFWRNPWLLGWRRGIPGAGINTLYSLICESLACKPDNETLAFWNDKRDRFKLLMDLLVSGLTGYLLAERLSMTVFHSDPEAVAVKGLREQRRALFGLPPEPGGIFVDLSSMLEELYWRLSSSTTT, via the coding sequence ATGTCAAGCATACATATATACTGGGACGAATCGCATTTCTGGGGACTGCTGGTCACCCGCGCACTCACGGCGTGGGCCATTCCCCACCGTCTGGTGCGCGGATCAGAAATAGCCGATGGCGTGCTCGCTGGCAAGTTCGGCGAAGCACCCAGGATGCTCATCGTTCCGGGAGGCCGGGCCAAGGGCAAGGCCGACAGGCTGGGCGTGCGCGGCATGGACGCCATCTGTGAATTCGTGCATGGCGGCGGCACCTACCTCGGATTCTGCGGCGGCACCGGACTGGCCCTGTCCGGCCCTTACGGACTGGGGCTCTCCCCCTGGACCCGCAAAGGGTACAAAAACCGGCTGCACCACTTCCTGTCGGGACACGTGGAGACCCGATTGAATACCGACGACGAACTGGTTCCGAGCGACATGTCCGAGGCCCTGCTCCCGGTATGGTGGCCGGGCCGGTTCGACCCGGTGGACGAGTCTGTCACGGTGCTTGCCCGGTACGGCAAACCCGGCCCGGACTTCTGGGTGGCGGACCTGAACCTGTCCACCCTGCCCAAGGGTACCATGACCGACTGGGAAAATCTTTACGGCATCAACCTGAACCCAGATTTCATGGAAGGCTTGCCTGCGGTGACGGTCAATGATTTCGGCGCGGGCCAGGCCATATTGAGCTACGCCCACCTGGAGACGCCCGCATCCCCTCAGGCCAATCGCTGGCTGCTCCACCTCCTGGCCCGGAGCCTCGGAGACTCCGGGGAATCCATCAATGCCAAAGGACCGGTTCCGGCCTGGGACGTGGCCGCCCGCCCGACGATCTGGGAAGACCCCACGCTCATGCAGGCGCGTCAGGCCATGGAACAGATCATCATCACCGGCACCAACCACTTTCTCCTGTTCTGGCGCAATCCATGGCTGTTGGGCTGGCGGCGGGGCATTCCCGGCGCAGGCATCAACACCCTGTATTCACTCATCTGCGAGTCCCTGGCCTGCAAACCCGACAACGAAACCCTGGCTTTCTGGAACGACAAACGCGACCGTTTCAAGCTGCTCATGGACCTGCTGGTAAGCGGGCTGACCGGCTATCTGCTGGCCGAAAGACTGTCCATGACCGTGTTCCATTCCGATCCCGAAGCCGTGGCAGTAAAAGGCCTGCGCGAACAACGCCGCGCCCTGTTCGGATTGCCGCCCGAACCAGGCGGCATCTTTGTCGACCTCTCCAGTATGCTGGAAGAACTGTACTGGCGTCTTTCCTCAAGCACCACCACATAA
- a CDS encoding FapA family protein, translated as MADEQDLNNSVDAQFRFAMSEDGMKLGVNRYFPPNGGKGPSVELLRSQVAAAGVQLPIDENAAQRIVDAIGQNQEFRGITLVRGIPAKEPRDATLVALGDLNFPVFPNDRFVRYRPAQAAETGETIDRRPLAPVGNFTPKDITVEVGENVDWDPVSEAYISRIWGMARLKDGVITVDPIPHISDDAVQVTGSMHHQDFKGKPITPARIDKELRDLGVTIDIDLDLLDAKLKQAAALGVTLFDQTLVKGIHPVPGRDGWLEYLVSTREDAGIEDAAGRLDFRNRGTFPMAKPGQVIGRLHHPTAGEGGIDIYGKTIPAHAGNVLHVHAGENVAVQEDGVTFMSKAQGVVVMEKGTLSVTECLVIPGNVDFTSGNVTVEHGSVKIKGSIQAGFSVSAPEHVIVEGSIESATVYAGGLLEVSGGILMPDGGMIVCDGQVVANYATNAKIRAGGDVHIANEIQNSSIQAGGKLFATSGKGIIQGGTICTRKGMEINEIGSELGVNTTVCIHIENDEDEELRQERAKVSQAIKKIDSALGTEPPEIILSRVPAEKRPAVKEVLKHRRTLVNRRKTLSEEINQLMLKRQEEMNNVDIKILKLVHPGTVIKFGNKGKEIGKRLEASTFYWDVHHRDVAVK; from the coding sequence ATGGCAGACGAACAAGACCTCAATAACAGCGTTGACGCACAATTCCGCTTCGCCATGTCCGAAGACGGCATGAAGCTGGGCGTCAACCGTTATTTCCCTCCCAACGGAGGGAAGGGGCCGAGTGTGGAACTCCTCCGAAGCCAGGTGGCTGCTGCCGGGGTGCAACTCCCCATCGACGAAAACGCTGCCCAGCGCATTGTTGACGCCATTGGGCAGAATCAGGAATTCAGGGGCATAACCCTGGTCCGCGGCATTCCGGCCAAAGAGCCCAGGGACGCCACCCTTGTGGCCCTCGGGGATCTGAATTTCCCCGTCTTCCCCAACGACAGGTTCGTTCGATACCGTCCAGCCCAGGCAGCCGAAACCGGCGAAACCATCGATCGGCGCCCCCTCGCCCCGGTAGGCAACTTCACCCCGAAGGACATCACCGTGGAAGTCGGCGAAAACGTGGACTGGGACCCGGTCTCAGAAGCTTACATTTCCCGAATATGGGGCATGGCCCGGCTCAAGGACGGTGTCATCACAGTGGACCCCATTCCACATATTTCCGACGACGCGGTCCAGGTCACCGGGAGCATGCATCATCAGGATTTCAAGGGCAAACCCATCACTCCCGCCCGCATAGACAAGGAGTTGCGAGACCTGGGCGTCACCATCGACATTGACCTTGATCTTCTCGACGCCAAACTCAAACAGGCCGCCGCTCTCGGAGTCACACTCTTTGACCAGACCCTGGTCAAGGGCATTCATCCGGTCCCCGGACGCGACGGGTGGTTGGAATATCTGGTATCCACCCGCGAGGACGCCGGCATCGAAGACGCTGCCGGACGGCTGGATTTCCGAAACCGGGGAACCTTCCCCATGGCCAAACCGGGACAGGTCATCGGCCGATTGCACCATCCCACAGCGGGAGAGGGCGGTATCGACATCTACGGCAAAACCATTCCGGCCCATGCGGGCAACGTGCTGCATGTCCATGCGGGTGAAAACGTCGCTGTCCAGGAGGACGGCGTCACCTTCATGTCCAAGGCTCAAGGCGTGGTGGTCATGGAAAAAGGCACCCTTTCGGTAACGGAATGCCTTGTCATCCCCGGCAACGTGGATTTCACCTCAGGCAACGTGACGGTCGAGCACGGTTCCGTAAAAATCAAGGGGTCCATCCAGGCGGGGTTCTCGGTCTCCGCTCCCGAACATGTTATCGTGGAAGGTTCCATTGAAAGCGCCACAGTCTATGCGGGAGGGCTGTTGGAAGTATCAGGCGGCATCCTCATGCCCGACGGCGGCATGATCGTCTGTGACGGCCAGGTCGTTGCCAACTACGCAACCAATGCCAAGATCAGGGCTGGAGGCGACGTACATATCGCCAATGAGATCCAGAACTCGTCCATCCAGGCCGGGGGCAAGCTCTTTGCCACGTCAGGAAAAGGCATCATCCAGGGTGGCACGATCTGCACACGCAAGGGCATGGAAATCAACGAGATCGGCTCCGAGCTGGGCGTGAACACCACCGTATGCATCCATATCGAAAATGACGAAGACGAAGAGCTGCGCCAGGAACGGGCCAAGGTTTCCCAGGCCATCAAGAAGATCGACAGCGCCCTGGGCACCGAGCCGCCCGAGATCATCCTCTCCCGGGTACCTGCCGAAAAACGGCCTGCCGTGAAAGAAGTCCTCAAGCACCGAAGGACCCTGGTCAACCGGCGCAAGACCTTGAGCGAGGAAATCAACCAACTGATGCTGAAGCGTCAGGAAGAAATGAACAACGTGGATATCAAGATCCTGAAGCTCGTGCATCCCGGCACTGTCATCAAATTCGGAAACAAGGGGAAAGAGATCGGCAAACGGCTGGAAGCATCGACCTTTTACTGGGACGTACACCATCGTGACGTTGCAGTGAAATAG
- the purN gene encoding phosphoribosylglycinamide formyltransferase: MPLPIAVLVSGSGSNLQSIIDRIEAGVLDVEIKVVVSNREDAYGLVRARNHNIPTQVLLHTEFDSREAFDEALVQTITTSGVGERGAVVMAGFMRIVTPVFLKPFEGRVINVHPALLPSFPGVHGQGDAADYGVKISGCTVHFVNEKMDNGPVIIQAAVPCEPGEGGDKLGARILQLEHRIFPQALQWLAEERLEVDGRFVRLKPAARRSALQPVADIDPETQALVWPPLEEGF; the protein is encoded by the coding sequence ATGCCATTGCCCATAGCCGTTCTCGTGTCAGGGAGCGGGTCCAATCTGCAATCCATCATCGACCGTATTGAAGCGGGTGTACTTGATGTCGAAATCAAGGTCGTCGTTTCCAACAGGGAAGACGCCTATGGCCTGGTCCGGGCCAGGAATCACAACATCCCGACCCAGGTGCTGCTGCATACTGAATTCGATTCTCGCGAAGCCTTTGACGAGGCCCTGGTCCAGACTATCACCACGAGCGGCGTGGGTGAACGCGGCGCAGTGGTCATGGCCGGGTTCATGCGCATCGTCACCCCGGTGTTCCTGAAACCCTTCGAGGGCAGGGTCATCAATGTCCATCCGGCCCTGCTGCCCAGTTTTCCCGGTGTGCACGGCCAGGGCGACGCCGCCGACTACGGCGTGAAAATTTCCGGCTGCACCGTGCATTTCGTGAACGAAAAGATGGATAACGGGCCGGTCATCATCCAGGCCGCCGTGCCCTGCGAACCGGGCGAGGGAGGCGACAAGCTCGGGGCGCGCATCCTGCAACTGGAACATCGCATTTTTCCTCAGGCCCTGCAATGGCTGGCCGAGGAACGGCTGGAGGTCGACGGCCGGTTCGTGCGGCTCAAGCCCGCCGCCAGAAGATCGGCCCTGCAACCCGTGGCCGACATTGACCCCGAGACCCAGGCCCTTGTCTGGCCGCCCTTGGAAGAAGGCTTTTAA
- the cobA gene encoding uroporphyrinogen-III C-methyltransferase, whose translation MANVFLVGAGPGDPGMLTLRAKEVIETCDIMIYDYLANADFLKWCKPECEILYVGKKGGDHTLPQDKINDLIVEKARSGLMVCRLKGGDPYVFGRGGEEGEELVEAGIEFEVVPGITAGVAAAAYAGIPVTHRDHTTSVCFITGHEDPTKGESGNNWAVYGQSNSTLVFYMGVGNLPMIAKNLMDNGRAADTPVALVRWGTRCNQTSFVSTLDKVAEEAKQRDWKAPSIIIVGGVCSLHDKLAWFEKKPMLGQGVVVTRAREQASGLVDILRGHGACIHEFPTIAVEPLSDYSEVETAILQLARYQWVVFTSVNGVKFFWEQLRLIGLDARIFGGMQIAAIGPATADELRARGIEPDFIPEKYVAEHVVEGLLKLGIAGSDVLIPRAKVAREVLPKELKEAGCNVTVLPVYETKLVQASGDEIVAGLDNGDIQYVTFTSSSTVENFFELVDPEVFRKYPDMKIASIGPVTTETVKRFGFTPDIEPEDYTIPGLVAALVKDAE comes from the coding sequence ATGGCAAATGTATTTTTGGTTGGTGCTGGACCGGGCGATCCGGGAATGTTGACCCTGCGTGCGAAAGAGGTCATCGAGACCTGCGACATCATGATCTACGACTATCTGGCCAATGCGGACTTCCTGAAGTGGTGCAAGCCGGAATGCGAGATTCTGTACGTGGGCAAGAAGGGCGGGGACCACACCCTGCCCCAGGACAAGATCAATGACCTGATCGTGGAGAAAGCCAGATCCGGCCTGATGGTCTGCCGTCTCAAGGGCGGTGACCCGTACGTCTTCGGCCGCGGCGGCGAAGAGGGCGAAGAACTGGTCGAGGCGGGCATCGAATTCGAGGTCGTGCCGGGCATCACGGCGGGCGTGGCAGCGGCTGCCTATGCGGGCATCCCGGTGACGCATCGCGATCACACCACTTCGGTCTGTTTCATCACCGGCCACGAAGATCCGACCAAGGGCGAATCCGGGAATAATTGGGCGGTCTACGGCCAGTCCAACTCTACCCTGGTCTTTTACATGGGCGTGGGCAACCTGCCCATGATAGCCAAGAATCTCATGGACAACGGTCGGGCTGCCGACACCCCTGTGGCATTGGTTCGCTGGGGTACGCGCTGCAACCAGACCTCGTTCGTTTCCACCCTCGACAAGGTAGCCGAAGAGGCAAAGCAGCGTGATTGGAAGGCCCCTTCCATCATCATCGTGGGCGGCGTCTGTTCTCTGCACGACAAGCTTGCCTGGTTCGAAAAGAAGCCCATGCTCGGCCAGGGCGTGGTCGTGACCCGCGCTCGGGAACAGGCTTCGGGGCTGGTGGATATTCTGCGCGGCCATGGTGCATGCATTCACGAATTCCCGACCATCGCCGTGGAGCCTCTGAGCGATTACAGCGAGGTCGAGACCGCCATCCTGCAACTGGCCCGATATCAGTGGGTGGTGTTCACCTCGGTCAACGGCGTCAAATTCTTCTGGGAACAGCTTCGGCTGATCGGGCTGGATGCGCGCATCTTCGGCGGCATGCAGATCGCGGCCATCGGCCCGGCCACGGCGGACGAACTCCGCGCCCGCGGCATCGAGCCGGACTTCATTCCCGAGAAATATGTGGCCGAACACGTGGTCGAGGGATTGCTCAAGCTCGGCATTGCCGGTTCGGACGTGCTCATCCCCCGCGCCAAGGTAGCCCGCGAGGTGCTGCCCAAGGAACTCAAGGAAGCGGGCTGCAACGTCACGGTTCTGCCTGTCTACGAGACCAAGCTGGTCCAGGCAAGCGGCGACGAGATCGTGGCCGGCCTGGACAACGGCGACATCCAGTACGTGACCTTCACCTCCTCCAGCACGGTGGAGAACTTTTTCGAGCTGGTGGACCCCGAGGTCTTCAGGAAGTACCCGGACATGAAGATAGCCTCCATCGGCCCGGTGACCACCGAGACCGTGAAGCGGTTCGGCTTCACCCCGGATATCGAGCCGGAGGACTACACCATCCCCGGACTGGTGGCCGCGCTGGTCAAGGATGCCGAATAA
- the truA gene encoding tRNA pseudouridine(38-40) synthase TruA: MTRIKLTLAYDGTDFCGWQLQPRDRTVQGELEKALEVILGTKVRVHGSGRTDSGVHALGQVVHFDCAEKRRGLTWQRSLNGLLPPDVRVLDAVPVPDDFHARYWARAKTYEYALWHERMFCLPQRSRYVWNCGPVDFERMEAAARILAGEHDFAAFQNVGTDVGSTVRTVSGISRQEGVTGHESVWRFTATGFLKQMVRNLMGCMVACGRGKLTTEEVRAILVSGDRTCAPATVPPQGLTLVRVDYPA, encoded by the coding sequence ATGACCCGTATCAAACTGACATTGGCCTATGACGGCACGGATTTCTGCGGATGGCAGTTGCAGCCTAGAGATCGGACCGTGCAGGGTGAGTTGGAGAAGGCCCTCGAAGTCATTCTTGGAACGAAGGTGCGGGTTCACGGCTCGGGCCGCACGGATTCCGGGGTGCACGCCCTGGGGCAGGTTGTCCATTTCGATTGCGCCGAAAAGCGGCGCGGCCTGACGTGGCAGCGAAGTCTGAACGGGTTGCTTCCCCCGGATGTGCGGGTGCTGGACGCCGTGCCTGTGCCTGACGATTTTCACGCCCGGTACTGGGCCAGGGCCAAGACCTATGAATATGCTTTGTGGCATGAGCGCATGTTCTGTCTGCCGCAGCGCAGCCGCTATGTCTGGAATTGCGGGCCGGTGGATTTCGAGCGCATGGAGGCGGCCGCCCGCATCCTTGCGGGCGAGCATGATTTCGCGGCCTTCCAGAACGTGGGCACCGACGTCGGGTCCACTGTCCGGACCGTCTCCGGCATCTCGCGGCAGGAAGGCGTCACCGGCCATGAGTCGGTCTGGCGGTTCACGGCAACCGGTTTCCTGAAACAGATGGTGCGCAATCTGATGGGGTGTATGGTGGCCTGCGGCCGAGGCAAACTCACCACGGAGGAGGTCCGGGCCATTCTCGTGTCGGGCGACCGGACGTGCGCACCGGCCACGGTGCCGCCGCAGGGGCTGACCCTGGTTCGCGTGGACTATCCTGCCTGA
- a CDS encoding transporter substrate-binding domain-containing protein: MRILLIIFMLLSQLPASAAGLRVISESNPPFNYENLGQPTGISTDIFLLMADRAGLNLSRQDISIWPWARGYQEIQKKSDVILFSMAKTEARKDLFQWIGPIMPLYGSLIALKKRNIRISDPIKEASLYRFGTIRASASEQYLIRNGMDIKYIYPVHDLKLNAKKLHENRIDVMVANESAAFFTMKQMGYDPADVEVVLRLFSSLLYFAASLDMDPAIVQRLQTALDQLKADGTVDRIISDYR, encoded by the coding sequence ATGCGCATTTTATTAATCATATTCATGCTGCTGAGCCAGCTCCCGGCTTCGGCAGCCGGCCTTCGCGTGATCAGCGAATCCAATCCTCCCTTCAATTATGAAAACCTGGGGCAGCCCACAGGTATCTCCACCGACATATTTCTGCTCATGGCAGACCGGGCGGGATTGAACCTCTCCCGCCAGGACATCAGCATCTGGCCGTGGGCTCGTGGGTACCAGGAAATACAGAAAAAATCCGACGTCATCCTGTTTTCCATGGCCAAGACCGAAGCTCGAAAGGATCTGTTCCAATGGATCGGACCGATAATGCCCCTCTACGGAAGCCTGATCGCGCTCAAGAAAAGGAACATAAGAATCTCCGACCCCATCAAGGAGGCGAGCTTGTACCGGTTCGGAACCATCCGGGCCAGCGCTTCGGAACAGTATCTGATCAGAAACGGCATGGATATCAAATATATCTATCCCGTGCACGACCTGAAGCTGAACGCCAAGAAACTCCATGAAAACCGGATTGACGTCATGGTGGCAAACGAATCCGCCGCCTTTTTCACCATGAAGCAGATGGGCTATGACCCCGCCGACGTTGAGGTCGTACTCAGACTGTTTTCCTCGTTACTGTACTTCGCGGCCAGCCTGGACATGGACCCGGCCATCGTGCAACGGCTGCAGACAGCCCTGGACCAGCTCAAGGCAGACGGCACCGTGGATCGCATTATCAGCGATTACCGCTAG
- a CDS encoding magnesium transporter MgtE → MKWQRSGTNLRISKVLVSLVFLALLKLAVFGMLSVDSMTLKMVKNALPDGIPGVAVAAEDKAEAVPTPIADKADSEANRAAKEEQALDTAVKPRTEDDLPQEWKALKRKEEELAIKERTLKEMEASIKAEAEKVRKLHSEIKSMLDEAKEIKDMRVKQLVDMISNTKAKKAAEILQSMDDDLAVKVLSGMRGRQAGEILSFVEAKKAAKLSEALTKLQIPFESQ, encoded by the coding sequence ATGAAATGGCAACGCTCCGGTACGAACCTAAGGATATCTAAGGTTCTTGTCAGTCTCGTTTTTCTGGCCCTGTTGAAACTGGCCGTGTTCGGCATGCTTAGTGTCGATTCTATGACGCTGAAAATGGTGAAAAACGCGCTTCCTGACGGAATTCCGGGGGTAGCCGTGGCCGCTGAAGACAAGGCCGAGGCCGTCCCCACCCCCATAGCCGACAAGGCAGATTCCGAAGCCAACCGTGCGGCCAAGGAAGAGCAGGCGTTGGATACGGCCGTCAAGCCTCGTACAGAGGACGATCTGCCTCAGGAATGGAAGGCCCTCAAGCGCAAGGAAGAGGAATTGGCCATCAAGGAGCGCACCCTCAAGGAGATGGAAGCGTCCATCAAGGCTGAGGCCGAAAAGGTCCGGAAACTTCATTCCGAGATCAAGTCCATGCTGGACGAGGCCAAGGAAATCAAGGACATGCGCGTCAAGCAGCTTGTGGACATGATCTCCAACACCAAGGCCAAGAAGGCTGCGGAAATTTTGCAGAGCATGGACGATGACCTGGCCGTGAAGGTGCTCTCGGGTATGCGCGGAAGACAGGCAGGCGAAATCCTGTCGTTCGTGGAGGCCAAGAAGGCCGCCAAGTTGTCGGAGGCACTGACCAAATTGCAAATCCCATTCGAAAGTCAATAG
- a CDS encoding valine--tRNA ligase produces the protein MARKELAKAYEPWDVEEKWETRWEADKTFTPDPDGPGESYSIVIPPPNVTGVLHMGHALNLTLQDILCRFNRQQGKNVLWVPGTDHAGIATQNVVERQLKEEGLTRDDLGRDKFIERVWEWKKEKGDHILGQIRRIGASVDWTRECFTFDEQRAKAVREVFVKLFEEGLIYKGDYIINWCNRCHTALADDEVEHENKPGHLHHIRYSLTDGSGDLIIATTRPETMLGDTAIAVNPDDDRFNHLIGKTAILPLVGKELPIIGDTYVDIEFGTGCLKVTPAHDMNDWELGRKHDLEVISVLDEKGFVNENAPEKYQGLSVSDARKAVMTDLEAEGRVVEVADHEHSVGVCYRCKSVIEPHVSTQWFVSMKPLAEKARAAVPAETQIFPEHWTKTYYAWLDEIRDWCISRQIWWGHRIPAWTCEECGELIVPMEDPTACPKCGSGNLVQDEDVLDTWFSSALWPFSTLGWPDDTKELARYYPTSCLVTGFDILFFWVARMMMMGLQFKNEVPFKHVYIHALVRDEMGKKMSKSTGNVIDPLDMIGKYGADALRFTLTSFAAMGRDIKLSEQRIEGYKHFMNKIWNATRFAMMNLPDEIPAVELDQADGLANRWILHRLEEVKAAIVEATGTYRFNEIAQILYKFIWSEFCDWYLEMIKPALYGEDETVKAATQKVLWTVLSETMVLLHPVTPFITQEIWSVLPRPANDDRSEDIATLPFPAMRKDCLNPNVVKEMELFMGVVSGTRNIRTELLIEPAKKLDLLIKTVSDEDKAVLEGNIGLIRSLARIHTVTIGPDVKGPKASGVAVVQGNELSVPLEGVVDFESELVRLDKNMVKLDKTMKGVAGKLKNPGFVSNAPAEVVEGEKKKLAEMEEEKNKLTQLKARLESVMG, from the coding sequence ATGGCCCGTAAAGAATTAGCCAAAGCCTACGAACCGTGGGATGTGGAAGAAAAATGGGAAACCCGTTGGGAAGCGGACAAGACTTTCACCCCTGACCCCGATGGTCCGGGTGAGTCCTATTCCATCGTCATCCCGCCGCCCAACGTCACCGGTGTCCTGCATATGGGCCATGCCTTGAATCTGACGCTTCAGGATATCCTGTGCCGCTTCAATCGTCAGCAGGGCAAGAACGTGCTGTGGGTGCCCGGCACCGACCATGCGGGCATCGCCACCCAGAACGTGGTGGAGCGTCAGCTCAAGGAAGAGGGGTTGACCCGCGACGATCTGGGCCGCGACAAGTTCATCGAACGCGTCTGGGAGTGGAAAAAGGAGAAGGGCGACCATATCCTGGGCCAGATCCGCCGTATCGGCGCATCCGTGGACTGGACCCGCGAGTGTTTCACCTTTGACGAGCAGCGCGCCAAGGCCGTGCGCGAGGTCTTTGTCAAGCTTTTCGAGGAAGGGCTGATCTACAAGGGCGACTACATCATCAACTGGTGCAACCGTTGCCATACCGCCCTGGCCGACGACGAGGTCGAACACGAGAACAAGCCCGGCCACCTGCATCACATCAGGTATTCCCTGACCGACGGTTCCGGTGATCTCATCATAGCCACCACCCGCCCCGAGACCATGCTGGGCGATACGGCCATTGCCGTGAACCCGGACGACGACCGTTTCAATCACCTGATCGGCAAGACAGCCATCCTGCCGCTGGTCGGCAAGGAACTGCCCATCATCGGCGACACCTACGTGGACATCGAGTTCGGCACCGGCTGCCTCAAGGTCACTCCCGCTCACGACATGAACGACTGGGAGTTGGGCCGCAAGCACGATCTCGAAGTCATCTCCGTGCTCGACGAGAAGGGCTTCGTCAACGAGAATGCCCCGGAGAAATATCAGGGTCTGTCCGTTTCCGATGCGCGCAAGGCCGTCATGACCGACCTCGAAGCCGAGGGCCGCGTTGTGGAAGTCGCCGACCATGAACATTCCGTGGGCGTGTGCTATCGTTGCAAGTCCGTGATCGAGCCGCATGTCTCCACCCAGTGGTTCGTGTCCATGAAGCCGCTGGCTGAAAAGGCCCGTGCCGCTGTGCCCGCTGAGACCCAGATTTTCCCGGAGCATTGGACCAAGACCTATTACGCCTGGCTGGACGAAATCCGCGACTGGTGCATCTCCCGGCAGATCTGGTGGGGGCATCGCATCCCGGCTTGGACCTGCGAGGAGTGCGGCGAACTGATCGTGCCCATGGAAGACCCGACCGCCTGTCCCAAATGCGGCAGCGGCAATCTGGTCCAGGACGAGGACGTGCTCGACACCTGGTTTTCTTCCGCCCTGTGGCCGTTCTCCACGCTCGGCTGGCCCGACGACACCAAGGAGCTGGCCCGGTACTACCCCACATCCTGTCTGGTGACCGGGTTCGACATCCTGTTCTTCTGGGTGGCCCGTATGATGATGATGGGTCTTCAGTTCAAGAATGAAGTGCCGTTCAAGCACGTCTACATCCACGCCCTGGTCCGTGACGAGATGGGCAAGAAGATGTCCAAGTCCACGGGCAACGTCATTGACCCGCTGGACATGATCGGCAAATACGGGGCCGATGCCCTGCGTTTCACCCTGACCAGCTTTGCGGCCATGGGTCGTGACATCAAGCTTTCGGAGCAGCGCATCGAGGGCTACAAGCATTTCATGAACAAGATATGGAACGCCACCCGGTTCGCCATGATGAACCTGCCGGATGAAATCCCGGCAGTGGAACTCGATCAGGCGGATGGCCTGGCCAACCGCTGGATTCTGCATCGCCTTGAAGAGGTAAAGGCGGCCATTGTCGAGGCCACCGGGACCTATCGGTTCAACGAGATCGCCCAGATACTCTACAAGTTCATATGGTCGGAATTCTGCGACTGGTACCTGGAGATGATCAAGCCCGCCCTCTACGGCGAGGACGAGACCGTCAAGGCAGCCACCCAGAAGGTTCTCTGGACCGTCCTGTCCGAGACCATGGTTCTGCTTCATCCGGTGACCCCGTTCATCACCCAGGAAATCTGGAGCGTACTGCCCAGACCTGCGAACGACGACCGTTCCGAGGATATCGCCACCCTGCCGTTTCCGGCCATGCGCAAGGACTGTCTGAATCCGAACGTGGTCAAGGAGATGGAATTGTTCATGGGCGTGGTCTCCGGTACCCGAAACATCCGCACCGAACTGCTTATCGAACCGGCCAAGAAGCTCGACCTGCTCATCAAGACCGTCAGCGACGAGGACAAGGCAGTCCTTGAAGGCAACATCGGTTTGATCCGGTCCCTGGCCCGAATCCATACCGTGACCATCGGCCCGGACGTGAAGGGGCCCAAGGCTTCCGGCGTGGCCGTGGTCCAGGGCAACGAATTGTCCGTGCCGCTCGAAGGCGTGGTGGACTTTGAATCCGAACTCGTCCGTCTGGACAAGAACATGGTCAAGCTCGACAAGACCATGAAGGGCGTGGCCGGTAAGCTCAAGAACCCCGGCTTTGTGAGCAACGCCCCCGCCGAGGTGGTTGAAGGCGAGAAGAAAAAACTCGCCGAGATGGAAGAAGAAAAAAACAAACTGACCCAGCTCAAGGCCCGCCTTGAGTCGGTCATGGGATAG